A region of Polyodon spathula isolate WHYD16114869_AA chromosome 4, ASM1765450v1, whole genome shotgun sequence DNA encodes the following proteins:
- the LOC121314978 gene encoding GTP-binding protein GEM-like: MTLHVTMRHSSCDLQPQQHRWSISTDGKYVLTKNVPPSHIVRSKSCTNSGQSYRGRWSSDSSDSAVSTESECSFSRVVVIGANGVGKSALAGIFAGARDSMDSNCDLFGDDTYERTLVVDGERATIILLDTWANQDEGSWTQEQCMQAGDAYLIVYSITDRASFEKASELQIRLRRTRQSEDIPIILVGNKSDLVRRRQVSVTEGRACAVVFDCKFIETSAAVHHNVQEMFEGIVRQVRLRRDSKEVNEKRMAHNKRRESFPKKAKRFLDKIVAKNNKNMAYRLKSKSCHDLSVL, from the exons ATGACCCTGCATGTAACAATGCGACACAGCAGCTGTGATTTACAACCGCAGCAGCATCGCTGGAGTATTTCCACAGATGGGAAGTACGTCTTGACCAAAAACGTTCCACCATCGCATATCGTGCGCTCCAAGTCGTGCACGAACTCCGGCCAGTCATACAGGGGAAGATGGTCCTCGGATTCATCCGATTCTGCAGTCTCAACCGAGTCGGAATGCAGCTTCTCCAGAGTGGTTGTGATTGGAGCGAATGGTGTGGGGAAATCGGCACTGGCTGGCATTTTTGCAGGTGCACGGGATAGCATGGATAGTAATTGCGACCTGTTTGGAG ATGACACATATGAGCGAACATTGGTAGTGGATGGCGAAAGGGCAACCATTATTTTATTGGACACGTGGGCTAATCAg GATGAAGGCAGCTGGACCCAAGAGCAGTGTATGCAAGCTGGTGATGCGTACCTTATTGTCTACTCAATAACAGACAGAGCCAGCTTTGAGAAGGCTTCAGAGCTCCAAATACGGCTGAGAAGAACGAGGCAATCAGAAGACATCCCGATCATCTTGGTAGGCAACAAAAGTGACCTTGTCAGACGCAGACAAGTTTCAGTGACAG AGGGCAGAGCTTGCGCTGTGGTGTTTGACTGTAAATTCATCGAGACGTCAGCCGCTGTCCACCACAACGTGCAGGAGATGTTTGAAGGAATTGTACGTCAGGTTCGGCTGAGGAGGGACAGCAAGGAAGTGAATGAGAAAAGGATGGCACATAACAAAAGGAGAGAAAGTTTTCCCAAGAAGGCCAAACGTTTTCTGGACAAAATAGTGGCCAAGAATAACAAGAACATGGCATACCGACTGAAGTCCAAGTCTTGTCACGACCTCTCAGTGCTATGA